The proteins below come from a single Candidatus Edwardsbacteria bacterium RifOxyA12_full_54_48 genomic window:
- a CDS encoding rod shape-determining protein RodA, protein MKLFGFHSSRDFDIQLLAAVLILVCIGILAVYSATQTDQPGFEGIWSKQLLSLAIGLAGLVVAVIVPYRYLEAFAWPIYGLSLVLLVVVLLGPKHMNTHRWIRLGGQMFQPSEIAKLATIFALAKLIYKKDLGRAGFLGILLPLAIVVVPLGLVLVEPDLGTSLSFGALFIAMIFWQGYPVKNILYLLSPVLSMVAVFSMPSWIGFMILLLLSFWFFRMKFKHASWILVLNTVIGSITPFLWQGLKDYQRMRIMIFLNPGIDPRGAGWHVLQSKIAVGSGGFWGQGFLKGTQKKLSFLPEQHTDFIFATFGEEFGFIGCFVLLLLFFWLVYRGIVIARQARNRFAGLAAVGILSILGYHVILNIGMALGILPVTGIPLPFLSFGGSALIINLMMIGLLLNIGLRRYEY, encoded by the coding sequence ATGAAACTTTTCGGATTTCATTCCAGCCGCGATTTCGATATTCAGCTGCTGGCGGCGGTCCTGATACTGGTCTGCATCGGCATCCTGGCGGTGTACAGCGCCACCCAGACCGATCAGCCCGGCTTCGAAGGGATCTGGTCAAAGCAGCTGCTGTCGCTGGCCATCGGCCTGGCGGGCCTGGTGGTGGCGGTGATCGTTCCCTACCGATACCTGGAAGCCTTCGCCTGGCCGATATACGGCCTGTCCCTGGTCCTGCTGGTGGTGGTTCTGCTGGGGCCCAAACACATGAACACCCACCGCTGGATACGCCTGGGGGGGCAGATGTTCCAGCCCTCGGAGATCGCCAAGCTGGCCACCATCTTTGCCCTGGCCAAGCTTATTTACAAAAAAGACCTGGGCCGAGCGGGATTTCTGGGGATCCTGCTGCCGCTGGCCATAGTGGTGGTGCCCCTGGGGCTGGTGCTGGTCGAGCCGGACCTGGGGACCTCGCTTTCCTTCGGGGCGCTGTTCATCGCCATGATCTTCTGGCAGGGGTACCCGGTGAAGAACATCCTGTATCTGCTATCGCCGGTCCTTTCGATGGTGGCGGTGTTCTCCATGCCCAGCTGGATAGGCTTCATGATCCTGCTGCTGTTGTCGTTCTGGTTCTTTCGGATGAAGTTCAAGCATGCCTCCTGGATCTTGGTGCTGAATACGGTGATCGGAAGCATCACCCCGTTCCTGTGGCAGGGGCTCAAGGATTACCAGAGGATGAGGATCATGATATTCCTCAATCCCGGCATCGATCCCCGGGGGGCCGGCTGGCACGTCCTGCAGTCCAAGATCGCGGTGGGCTCCGGGGGCTTCTGGGGGCAGGGTTTTTTGAAGGGCACCCAGAAGAAGCTGTCGTTCCTGCCGGAGCAGCACACCGATTTCATCTTTGCCACCTTCGGCGAGGAATTCGGTTTCATCGGCTGTTTTGTCCTGCTGCTATTGTTCTTCTGGCTGGTGTACCGCGGAATCGTTATCGCCCGGCAGGCCCGGAACCGCTTTGCCGGGCTGGCGGCGGTGGGCATCCTGTCCATTTTGGGATACCATGTGATCCTGAATATCGGCATGGCCCTGGGAATTTTACCGGTGACCGGGATCCCCCTGCCGTTCCTGAGCTTCGGGGGCTCGGCCCTGATCATCAACCTGATGATGATCGGACTGCTGCTTAACATCGGGCTGCGAAGGTACGAATACTAA
- a CDS encoding prolipoprotein diacylglyceryl transferase: MLALAFLSAILLLEARAKRSGLSKDAIMDFGLVVMVASVVGSRAFYVLSHWAEYAPRPLTALAVWEGGLTFYGGVLLAVPVGIIYLRKKGIAFWPLADLAAPAFALGLGIGRLGCFLNGCCFGNPSSLPWAIRFPADTAAGAAFTCALHPTQLYESIFGFLAMALLLWLGKRKYFPGAMFCLFLGMYGVWRFGLDHFRYYEDSQIWLLGFTNNQWISLGLIVFALVASLTLWKNDKRQKNK; this comes from the coding sequence ATGCTGGCATTGGCATTTCTGTCGGCCATCCTGCTGCTGGAGGCCAGGGCCAAAAGATCCGGCCTGTCCAAGGATGCCATCATGGATTTTGGGCTGGTGGTGATGGTGGCTTCGGTGGTGGGCTCCCGGGCTTTTTATGTTTTAAGCCATTGGGCCGAATATGCGCCCCGGCCGCTGACGGCGCTGGCGGTGTGGGAGGGCGGACTTACCTTTTACGGGGGTGTTCTGCTGGCGGTGCCGGTCGGGATCATCTATCTCAGGAAAAAAGGCATCGCCTTCTGGCCGCTGGCCGACCTGGCGGCCCCGGCCTTCGCCCTGGGCCTGGGCATCGGGCGGTTGGGGTGTTTTTTGAACGGATGCTGTTTCGGCAACCCGTCATCCCTGCCCTGGGCAATAAGATTTCCGGCCGACACCGCCGCCGGAGCGGCCTTCACCTGCGCCCTGCATCCCACCCAGCTTTACGAGTCGATCTTCGGTTTTCTGGCCATGGCCTTATTGCTGTGGCTGGGGAAAAGAAAATATTTCCCCGGGGCGATGTTCTGCCTGTTCCTGGGGATGTACGGCGTTTGGCGTTTTGGGTTGGATCATTTTCGTTACTACGAAGACAGCCAGATCTGGCTCCTGGGGTTCACCAACAATCAATGGATAAGCCTGGGATTGATCGTTTTTGCCCTGGTCGCATCCTTGACCCTTTGGAAGAATGATAAAAGGCAAAAAAACAAGTAA
- a CDS encoding daunorubicin ABC transporter ATP-binding protein, whose translation MPIIEVNELVKNFRTFRRRSGLWGSFKDLVNRKYEIVKAVDHISFSVEPGEMVGYIGANGAGKSTTIKMLTGILVPTSGSISVQGLVPYKKRYQHVRQIGVVFGQRTQLWWDIAVIEALRLLQKIYEIPQADFEARLQKFEEVLGIADLLNIPVRKLSLGQRMRCDLAASLLHNPPVLFLDEPTIGLDIAVKSSIRDFIKEINREYNTTVILTTHDLSDIEHLCRRVIMIDHGQLIYDGDLKSLKDRAVGTRRLLVDFILPMGRPGLEKVLAGCPVEMESSNPFHWEFAFDRKKVAAPEIIGQLLSKLEVRDLELENPKIEDVVREIYQQGQK comes from the coding sequence ATGCCCATCATCGAAGTAAATGAACTGGTCAAGAATTTCCGGACCTTCCGCCGGCGGAGCGGGCTGTGGGGATCCTTCAAGGACCTGGTCAACCGCAAGTACGAGATCGTCAAAGCGGTTGATCATATCAGCTTCTCCGTCGAACCGGGCGAGATGGTGGGCTATATAGGGGCCAACGGGGCCGGCAAGTCCACCACCATCAAGATGCTGACCGGGATCCTGGTGCCCACCTCGGGCAGCATCAGCGTCCAGGGGCTGGTGCCCTACAAAAAAAGATACCAGCACGTCAGGCAGATCGGGGTGGTGTTCGGCCAGCGCACCCAGCTGTGGTGGGACATCGCGGTGATCGAGGCCCTGCGTCTGCTGCAGAAGATATACGAGATACCCCAGGCCGATTTCGAGGCCCGGCTCCAAAAGTTCGAGGAGGTGCTGGGGATCGCGGACCTGCTGAACATTCCGGTCCGCAAGCTGTCGCTGGGCCAGCGGATGCGCTGCGACCTGGCGGCCTCGCTGCTGCACAACCCCCCGGTGCTGTTTCTGGACGAGCCCACCATCGGGCTGGACATCGCGGTCAAATCCAGCATCCGGGACTTCATCAAGGAGATCAACCGGGAATACAACACCACCGTGATCCTGACCACCCACGACCTGAGCGACATCGAGCATCTCTGCCGCCGGGTGATCATGATCGATCACGGACAGCTGATCTACGACGGGGACCTGAAATCGCTCAAGGACCGGGCGGTGGGCACCAGGCGCCTGCTGGTGGACTTCATCCTGCCCATGGGACGGCCGGGCCTGGAGAAGGTGCTGGCGGGATGTCCGGTGGAGATGGAGAGCAGCAATCCCTTCCATTGGGAGTTCGCCTTCGACCGGAAAAAGGTGGCCGCTCCGGAGATAATCGGCCAGCTGCTGTCCAAGCTTGAAGTGAGGGACCTGGAGCTGGAGAATCCCAAGATCGAGGACGTGGTCCGGGAGATCTACCAGCAGGGGCAGAAGTGA
- a CDS encoding rod shape-determining protein (functions in MreBCD complex in some organisms), whose amino-acid sequence MIKLPNLRDIFSSVISHDMAVDLGTASTLVYVQGKGIVLHQPSVVAIEKKTGMAIAVGDEAKKMLGRTPDEIKAIRPMKDGVIADFEICEEMLRAFIKMAQKRRSIVKPRVIVCVPSGITEVEKRAVRDSAEHAGAREVYLVAEPIAAAIGVGLPVSSPIGSMVIDIGGGTTEIAVIALSGIVSNTSIRTAGDEMDEAIVEYLRKSYSVLIGEQTAEDIKIKIGSAFPVEESREMEVKGRDLVSGIPRAVKVRSEEIREALREPINLIVLAVKKALEQTPPELAADIVDAGIVMTGGGSLLKGLDALLREETNLPIKVADNPRECIVLGAGRILESQDNFDNVLMQSRRE is encoded by the coding sequence ATGATAAAGCTTCCCAACTTAAGGGATATCTTTTCCAGCGTCATCTCCCACGACATGGCGGTGGATCTGGGGACCGCCAGCACCCTGGTATATGTGCAGGGCAAGGGGATCGTCCTGCACCAGCCCTCGGTGGTGGCCATCGAGAAGAAGACCGGCATGGCCATTGCGGTGGGCGACGAGGCCAAGAAGATGCTGGGCCGGACCCCCGACGAGATCAAGGCCATCCGGCCCATGAAGGACGGGGTGATCGCCGATTTCGAGATCTGCGAGGAGATGCTGAGGGCCTTCATCAAGATGGCCCAGAAGCGGCGCTCCATAGTCAAGCCCCGGGTGATCGTCTGCGTGCCCTCGGGCATCACCGAGGTGGAGAAGCGGGCGGTGCGCGACTCGGCCGAGCACGCCGGGGCCCGGGAGGTGTACCTGGTGGCCGAGCCCATCGCGGCCGCCATAGGGGTGGGGCTGCCGGTCAGCTCGCCCATCGGCAGCATGGTGATAGACATCGGCGGCGGCACCACCGAGATCGCGGTGATCGCCCTGTCCGGCATCGTCAGCAACACCTCCATCCGCACCGCCGGCGACGAGATGGACGAGGCCATCGTGGAATACCTGCGCAAAAGCTACAGCGTCCTGATCGGCGAGCAGACCGCCGAGGACATCAAGATAAAGATCGGCTCGGCCTTCCCGGTGGAGGAGAGCCGGGAGATGGAGGTCAAGGGCCGGGACCTGGTGTCCGGCATCCCCCGGGCGGTAAAGGTCCGCAGCGAGGAGATCCGGGAGGCCCTGCGGGAGCCCATCAACCTGATAGTGCTGGCGGTGAAGAAGGCCCTGGAGCAGACCCCGCCGGAGCTGGCGGCCGACATCGTGGACGCCGGGATCGTGATGACCGGGGGCGGATCGCTGCTCAAGGGGCTGGACGCCCTGCTGCGCGAGGAGACCAACCTGCCCATCAAGGTGGCCGACAATCCCCGGGAGTGCATCGTGCTGGGGGCCGGCCGGATACTGGAGAGCCAGGACAACTTCGACAACGTGCTGATGCAGAGCCGCCGCGAATGA
- a CDS encoding deoxyribose-phosphate aldolase, with product MREPKELAAYIDHTLLKPDADRNAIIELCSQAVENGFCSVCINPYWLPLAKENLKGSTVKLCTVCGFPLGADDPSLKSDEARKAVEQGADEVDMVINIGALRSGRYREVFDDISGVVRAAGGKIVKVIIETCLLTQEQKIEACLLAKGAGAHFVKTSTGFSSGGATIADIALMRETVGPDLGVKASGGVKTGEDALAMIKAGANRIGTSAGVKIIGK from the coding sequence GTGCGGGAGCCAAAAGAGCTGGCGGCCTACATCGACCATACCCTGCTCAAGCCGGATGCAGACCGAAATGCAATCATTGAACTTTGCAGTCAGGCAGTTGAGAACGGATTCTGCTCGGTGTGCATCAATCCCTATTGGCTGCCGTTGGCCAAAGAAAATCTAAAGGGCAGCACTGTCAAATTATGCACGGTGTGCGGCTTTCCGCTGGGGGCGGACGATCCGTCCCTGAAGTCTGATGAAGCCCGAAAGGCGGTTGAGCAGGGGGCCGACGAGGTGGACATGGTGATCAACATCGGAGCCTTGCGCTCCGGCCGTTACCGTGAGGTCTTCGACGACATTTCCGGAGTGGTCAGGGCGGCCGGAGGAAAAATCGTGAAGGTGATCATCGAGACCTGCCTGCTGACCCAGGAACAGAAGATAGAGGCCTGCCTGCTGGCCAAAGGCGCCGGGGCGCATTTCGTGAAGACCTCCACCGGATTCTCCAGCGGCGGGGCAACGATTGCCGATATCGCCCTGATGCGGGAAACAGTCGGGCCGGATTTGGGAGTGAAAGCCTCCGGCGGGGTGAAGACGGGCGAGGACGCGCTGGCCATGATAAAAGCCGGGGCCAACCGGATAGGGACCTCAGCCGGAGTTAAAATTATTGGTAAATAG
- a CDS encoding rod shape-determining protein MreD produces the protein MIKTVKILWLIWLAVFLQSSMINIISPWGLIPNFMVMVIALAGLKEGASSGVWTGLLVGFLADCYHPSTMGLFAFGGTVVGYLTGMARDRIYREQIISQAALTAALALAYQLFVFFGRDGGALSSYPGYFIRFGLGGAVLTALIAALILPALERWAYGKR, from the coding sequence ATGATCAAGACCGTTAAAATTCTGTGGTTGATATGGCTGGCAGTATTCCTGCAGAGCTCGATGATAAATATCATCAGCCCCTGGGGGCTGATCCCCAACTTCATGGTGATGGTGATCGCCCTGGCCGGGCTGAAGGAGGGGGCGTCGTCCGGGGTCTGGACCGGGCTGCTGGTGGGGTTTCTGGCTGACTGTTATCACCCCTCCACCATGGGCCTGTTTGCTTTTGGGGGGACGGTGGTCGGTTATCTAACCGGAATGGCCCGGGACAGGATCTATCGGGAGCAGATCATAAGCCAGGCGGCCTTGACCGCGGCGCTGGCGCTGGCCTATCAGCTGTTCGTGTTTTTCGGGCGGGACGGGGGGGCGCTCTCCTCCTATCCCGGTTATTTTATCAGATTCGGCCTGGGTGGCGCCGTCCTCACCGCCCTGATCGCGGCCCTGATCCTGCCGGCCCTGGAACGCTGGGCCTACGGAAAAAGGTAG
- a CDS encoding rod shape-determining protein MreC: MLLFDRRIWHRHDIAVLIAALIISAVLAVLPSGLKTAAGGGVVGTLFAPLEYPASQVRSLFFSWKDNQELRLRLAVASLENISLKEAARENDEFRRLLELKSRTQWLLRSARVVGREPAARAPSLVVEPSDPKDIRNDMPAVSDRGLVGKVVNSGPEYSQVATIFDPDSRVSAIVARSRVLGIFRTDRGRRCILDRVSLRSDVREGDTVLTSGYGQVFPSGLMLGTVERIRVDKRQLTMNIEISPSLDLNRTSQMFIITGGVNPPLPSLAPAKAPDSLASRPRRRLKFPPPPEMDIRLPQAPVPVPDESELPGGPGQ; this comes from the coding sequence ATGCTTCTGTTCGACCGAAGGATATGGCACCGGCACGACATTGCGGTGCTGATCGCCGCCCTGATCATCTCGGCGGTGCTGGCCGTTCTGCCGTCCGGGCTTAAAACCGCCGCCGGCGGCGGGGTGGTGGGGACATTGTTCGCCCCGCTGGAATATCCGGCCAGCCAGGTCCGGTCGCTATTCTTTAGCTGGAAGGACAATCAGGAATTAAGGCTGCGTCTGGCGGTGGCCTCCCTGGAGAACATCTCGCTGAAGGAGGCGGCCCGGGAGAATGACGAATTCCGGAGACTGCTGGAACTCAAGTCCCGCACCCAATGGCTGCTGAGGTCCGCCCGGGTGGTGGGGCGCGAGCCGGCGGCCCGGGCTCCTTCCCTGGTGGTCGAGCCAAGCGACCCCAAAGATATCAGGAATGATATGCCGGCGGTATCCGACCGGGGGCTGGTGGGGAAGGTGGTCAACTCCGGGCCGGAATATTCCCAGGTGGCCACCATCTTCGACCCGGACTCCCGGGTCAGCGCCATAGTGGCCCGCAGCCGGGTGCTGGGCATCTTCCGCACCGACCGGGGCCGGAGATGCATCCTGGACCGGGTTTCCTTGAGGTCCGATGTCCGGGAGGGCGACACCGTTCTGACCTCGGGCTACGGGCAGGTCTTCCCCTCGGGCCTGATGCTGGGAACGGTGGAGAGGATCCGGGTCGATAAAAGGCAGCTGACGATGAATATTGAGATCAGCCCTTCATTGGACCTGAACCGGACCAGCCAGATGTTCATCATCACCGGCGGGGTAAATCCGCCGCTTCCGTCGCTGGCCCCGGCCAAGGCTCCGGACAGCCTGGCATCCCGGCCCCGGAGGAGGCTTAAATTCCCGCCGCCTCCGGAGATGGATATCCGGCTGCCCCAGGCCCCGGTGCCGGTGCCGGATGAATCGGAGCTACCGGGAGGGCCCGGGCAATGA
- a CDS encoding penicillin-binding protein 2 has translation MAQDYKNSSRAAAALIFWMAALSVLLIRTAQLQILEGARYKNYARQNRVRKVAIPAARGLIFSRDSVIIAESKPAFNLVLVAVRDWGPAVITAARILGLDSNSVKQEITFQRRAYPKDPVSIVRNLSPAQVAVIEEHSDQLPGLRLATESRRKAPYGSCASHLIGYTSELNSREYERLKDQGYRLGDFLGKGGLEKQYEYLLRGSDGCEFVEVDAKGREQGNIPDLERLEPVPGANLYLTIDWKLQQLAESLFVGGMQGSAVALDPRTGQILALVSSPNFNPDLFSTGISSEDWDRLANDPSFPLWDRAIRSVYPPGSTFKVFTAAAALDGGLIDEKKLLPKACHGAMRIGNRVFKCWKPSGHGSLNLHEAIVQSCDVYFYQLGQMLGVQGISDLCLKVGLGSKTGIDLPQEVPGLVPTISWYEKRLGRGSWGGGVPANLSIGQGELLVTPLQLAVMYGAIGNNGRLFQPHLVLKTEDYKGELLEKEKLIRHQLGISPSSIAIIKQALAGVVNQPGGTGGSARTYGVEVAGKTGTAQNPHGDDHSWFVAFAPKDDPVISVAVLVENAGHGSAVAAPLAGKLIRQYLAQQGITKDHNLKVAAAP, from the coding sequence GTGGCGCAGGATTATAAGAACAGCTCCCGGGCGGCGGCGGCCCTGATCTTCTGGATGGCGGCCCTGTCGGTGCTGCTGATCCGGACCGCCCAACTCCAGATACTTGAAGGGGCCAGGTATAAGAATTATGCCCGGCAGAACCGGGTCCGCAAGGTCGCCATCCCGGCCGCCCGGGGATTGATATTCTCCCGGGACAGCGTCATCATTGCCGAGAGCAAGCCGGCCTTCAACCTGGTGCTGGTGGCGGTCAGGGACTGGGGGCCGGCGGTGATAACCGCCGCTCGGATCCTGGGGCTGGACAGCAATTCGGTCAAACAGGAGATAACTTTCCAGAGACGGGCCTATCCCAAGGATCCGGTGTCCATCGTCCGGAACCTTTCCCCGGCACAGGTGGCCGTGATCGAGGAGCATTCCGACCAGCTGCCGGGGCTGCGGCTGGCCACCGAATCCCGGCGCAAGGCACCCTACGGCAGCTGTGCCAGCCACCTGATAGGGTATACCTCCGAACTGAACTCCAGGGAATACGAAAGGCTTAAGGATCAGGGTTATCGGCTGGGGGATTTTTTGGGCAAGGGCGGACTGGAGAAACAGTACGAATATCTACTGCGGGGCAGCGACGGCTGCGAATTCGTGGAGGTCGACGCCAAGGGCCGGGAGCAGGGGAACATTCCCGACCTGGAGCGGCTGGAGCCGGTGCCCGGGGCCAATCTTTACCTGACCATCGACTGGAAGCTGCAGCAGCTGGCCGAGAGCCTTTTTGTCGGCGGGATGCAGGGATCGGCGGTGGCGCTGGACCCCCGGACCGGCCAGATACTGGCCCTGGTCAGCAGTCCCAATTTCAATCCCGATCTTTTTTCCACCGGCATCAGCTCCGAAGACTGGGACCGGCTGGCCAACGACCCCTCCTTTCCCCTTTGGGACCGGGCCATCCGCAGCGTCTATCCTCCGGGCTCGACCTTCAAGGTCTTCACCGCCGCCGCGGCGCTGGACGGCGGCCTGATCGATGAAAAAAAGCTGCTGCCCAAGGCCTGTCACGGAGCCATGAGGATAGGCAACCGGGTTTTCAAATGCTGGAAACCTTCGGGCCACGGCTCGCTGAATCTGCACGAAGCCATCGTCCAGTCCTGCGACGTATATTTCTATCAACTGGGGCAGATGCTGGGGGTCCAGGGCATCTCCGACCTGTGCCTTAAGGTTGGCCTGGGATCGAAGACCGGGATCGACCTGCCCCAGGAGGTTCCCGGGCTGGTGCCCACCATCAGCTGGTACGAAAAACGGCTGGGGAGGGGAAGCTGGGGCGGCGGGGTCCCGGCCAATCTGTCCATTGGCCAGGGGGAACTGCTGGTCACACCTCTGCAGCTGGCGGTCATGTACGGGGCCATCGGAAACAACGGAAGGCTTTTCCAGCCGCACCTGGTCCTGAAGACCGAGGATTACAAAGGGGAATTGCTGGAGAAGGAAAAATTGATAAGGCACCAACTGGGCATCTCTCCCAGCAGCATAGCCATAATCAAGCAGGCCCTGGCCGGGGTGGTCAATCAGCCCGGCGGCACCGGCGGCTCGGCCAGGACATACGGGGTGGAGGTGGCCGGGAAGACCGGCACCGCCCAGAATCCCCACGGCGACGATCATTCCTGGTTCGTGGCCTTTGCCCCCAAGGATGATCCGGTGATCTCGGTGGCGGTATTGGTGGAGAATGCCGGGCACGGCTCGGCGGTGGCCGCGCCATTGGCCGGCAAACTGATCAGGCAGTACCTGGCGCAGCAGGGCATAACCAAGGACCACAACCTAAAAGTGGCGGCGGCCCCATGA